CGAATACCCGTAATTAGTTTCATTGTGCTATTGTCCTTTGTCAGACATCCCCTCTCCTAAATTCCTacgtcaaatatttttttattttcctattaaaaaagacaaaatatctgGAATGTTTGACTGGAATGTAAAGGGTAGAAAATTGCAGTACGTACAACAACAGATTGCAGCCGAGTGAgtatattattttcaataaattattataaaatagttCTATactttttacaattaattattttaagatgtGGTCCCAAAAACTACAAAATCAGTCCCAGCCAAAGTCATGGCCGGTCATGTGGTAGAACTTTTTGTTAAATGGCGTGTAGAAGTCTCGCAGTCTTTGAATCACATCTGGGTGGATGTTTGGATGCGTGCGGCCTTTAGTTTTGCCAAGGCAGTGCTGTTTGGTATTGCTTTCAGGTCTCTTGAGGCAAGGGAAGCCCTTGGCAGGGTTAAAGTGAAAGTGTTTGTGCGTGACCTCCCTCCTCAGGCCCAAAAAGTGCTGTACGCGGGCCATTTCCCCGGCCGGGTCGCTGATCAGACGCTCCCCGCTCACAAACAACAACTGGCTCATGGGAAAAAACTGCAGCCACTGCTCCAAATGCCTGGCGTACATGCCGATCTGCACCGCACTCCACGAGGTGTCTATTAGATTCGCTGTGATGTTTTTAAAAGTCAAGCTCTCAAAGGACGGGATGTCGGGTTTCTTTGAGCGGGTCTGCGTGTAGTCCGAGATCGCCCGGGTTACTGGGTCTCTAACCACAACTATCAGCTTAGTGTCCTTGGACATGGCATGGATCCGGCCTGGGACCTCCTTCGTTACAAAGTAGCTTGGTGTCTTCTCCATAGTCAGCTGACCCTCCTGAGTTTCAGGCATTAGTTCCCTAGGAGCAGAGAGGCATGGGGAGGGTGAGTATCAAAAGAGGATTCATGATTCAAAGACAGCACAGATATGAAAAACAGCGGGACTATGGTAGTACACACACTTCTCTGTCTGTGAGAACAGTATCAGCATCAGAAGAGATGCTGATAATGCACCCAAAAAGACAAAATTGCATTTCACAGATGGTTGTATCCCTTGTactttaatataataatgtaatgttaattaaCTACACATACTTACTCTAGGGTTAAGATTAGTGTGAAAATTTGGTTTAGGATTAGttgcttgtaattatgcataattaactgttattactatagtaagtacatgttacGTAACAGGGTGCTTTGGAATAATACGGAAAATAATTTGGAAAAGTGATTTAAAGATAAATCTAAACtgaatcaaaaatattttcagctTGTCTCCTAATGTTCATTTATCTAAAAGCATCCTAACAGTGGTTTAAAAAGTTGTTACGCAAGACTACAAAGAAAATAGCTAAAGATTGGACCAAAAGGTGTGGACGTAAATGTAGAAAGCCATATTTTCAGATCCATAGCAGACATGAGTAAACCTGAGAAACTACACAGACACTTAGAGTCAATACTGGATCGCTGCACTTGATATTCACAATATTATGAAATGACTCTTCATCAAATAAGTTTTATTTAGCACACAATAGAAAAGACAAATGTACATAAAAGATACAGCATCCTCGCTTTTACCCATTGTTTGATATCAGAGTAGgtttgtgcatgtgtatgtaGAGGTCATTTCAGTCCTGTGATACCTGAATCAGCAGTATCAGGCCAGCAGCTGTAATTGGCAAATTAGTCTTTTAACTTTAGCTAGCAAGCGGAGAATGGCTGAACTAGTTCAACTGAGGTTTATGCAAGACCAGACACATGCAATAATGCAAATATATAACATCACTATCTACTTTAACATCACAATATATCATTAGCCATTTAAAGTGTCAAACAAGATGAATGTGTATACAGTTTGGACAAGCCTGTCAACTATTCTGCTTGAAACAACAGACGATTTATCATTTATAGTTGCCAGTGATAAGAATTTTGACATTGACAGATGTTGGAAAAGATATGTTGCCGCAATGATTACACCCATTATTGAGGTATTTATATATAGACATGTTACTATGCATAGACTGTTGTCTTAACCTCTCCTTCAAGACAAAGTTTAATAGATAATATCTAAGCAATTACTGGGGAGGTGGGAAAGCATTTGTACTGGAGGAGGAAACAAGGAGAGTAGTAGAAAGAAGTGCATTAAGGAGTCGAGGGATGAGGTTAATCCTGTCAGGGGGATTGTAGTGGGTCGAGCTCATTAACCacctacaacaaaaaaaaaaaaaagtaaaaaagaaaatatgcatACGGTGCATCTTATGTAATCTTAGAAACCTCTCTTGCAATGACTCTCATCATTAATAAGTggtgtgaaaaaaacataaaccTAATGAGACATAGATGCATGTGGGGAGAGAGGGGCCTCTGTATCACTGCAATTACGTTAACAGTACCCTAGATACACAAGCAGAGCCTTTTGTAGTGGCCCAGAGGGAAATGAAACACAACTGATCAAACTTTccaccaggggcccgttcttcgtacgtcgcttattacatccgagatcaaatgacacatccaagatgatttcatcgtgctaatcatgatccggctaattgggttctttgaacacacctgttgtgtatgattagtattgctggattgagttatctgagataattgcgcgttcatgtgttggcttaaaaggggatatgtatcgatactcgaaaccatgatcagcagtgcagcgattggctggtggcaagacggcaatgtaatgacgtcatataatttaaaacgacacctgacgaaaaacttgacaaatttctggacttttataaggaaacagccaagcaaacaaaactacataaatgttataatagatacatgaaacagataatagatgcatgtttttattttattagaattttttcatgattcccaattatttatatattcgcaatttataatagttgtacagtctttacatttttatttcaatgtagaaataatctattaatttcattttatatttggacagatttgttacatgacagcattaatgaaagtttcttaagggtcaatatcaagttatctgcatctcctgcgctccatcaagccactcttataatagcagtcatcactcaaaataatgcacgactctattatctgtatagcatgtgt
The sequence above is a segment of the Carassius carassius chromosome 9, fCarCar2.1, whole genome shotgun sequence genome. Coding sequences within it:
- the LOC132149481 gene encoding heparan sulfate glucosamine 3-O-sulfotransferase 3B1-like isoform X1, yielding MEYSPLFHSAQPVKNKLFVFCIMLSLWVYMLYCCAGYSSTTPSFMMEERSSRNPPRPIQKQDLEMFLKSQSGDLLNNESDADSKGDGWEENKGDVVYDEDSGVAGALNGSETKKLPQAIIIGVKKGGTRALLEFLRLHPDIRAVGAEPHFFDRNYEKGLEWYRELMPETQEGQLTMEKTPSYFVTKEVPGRIHAMSKDTKLIVVVRDPVTRAISDYTQTRSKKPDIPSFESLTFKNITANLIDTSWSAVQIGMYARHLEQWLQFFPMSQLLFVSGERLISDPAGEMARVQHFLGLRREVTHKHFHFNPAKGFPCLKRPESNTKQHCLGKTKGRTHPNIHPDVIQRLRDFYTPFNKKFYHMTGHDFGWD
- the LOC132149481 gene encoding heparan sulfate glucosamine 3-O-sulfotransferase 3B1-like isoform X2; protein product: MEYSPLFHSAQPVKNKLFVFCIMLSLWVYMLYCCAGYSSTTPSFMMEERSSRNPPRPIQKQDLEMFLKSQSGDLLNNESDADSKGDGWEENKGDVVYDEDSGVAGALNGSETKKLPQAIIIGVKKGGTRALLEFLRLHPDIRAVGAEPHFFDRNYEKGLEWELMPETQEGQLTMEKTPSYFVTKEVPGRIHAMSKDTKLIVVVRDPVTRAISDYTQTRSKKPDIPSFESLTFKNITANLIDTSWSAVQIGMYARHLEQWLQFFPMSQLLFVSGERLISDPAGEMARVQHFLGLRREVTHKHFHFNPAKGFPCLKRPESNTKQHCLGKTKGRTHPNIHPDVIQRLRDFYTPFNKKFYHMTGHDFGWD